Proteins co-encoded in one Ruegeria sp. HKCCD4315 genomic window:
- a CDS encoding 2OG-Fe(II) oxygenase translates to MLQDLVDLGRYPIDCPDSPAYDRLIRDLRQELEHDGCAVLPGFVHEKGIALLAEEADAVAPNAHRSFSRTNAYFTKDDPRFGIGHPIRRFYERSNAFVPADNFHQSGPLRRIYEFADFLPFIREALNEPEDRFFRYDDPLADVIINVVEEGQGFPWHFDTNNYTVTLAIQNGEAGGAFEYVPNLRTSEDENFAQVASVLDGNMTRVHQLELQPGDLQIFKGRYSLHRVAPVTGTRRRYVGIFSFVEAEGMCGGVERTQQLYGRVLPHHYERAGLRKDQLLD, encoded by the coding sequence ATGCTGCAAGACCTGGTAGACCTTGGACGGTACCCGATCGATTGCCCAGACTCTCCAGCCTATGATCGGTTGATCAGAGACCTGAGGCAGGAGCTGGAGCATGATGGGTGCGCGGTCCTGCCCGGGTTTGTGCATGAAAAAGGCATCGCGCTTTTGGCCGAGGAAGCCGATGCCGTTGCCCCCAACGCGCACCGCTCTTTCAGCCGCACAAATGCATATTTCACCAAGGACGATCCACGATTTGGTATCGGGCATCCGATACGTCGGTTCTATGAACGTTCAAACGCCTTTGTCCCGGCGGACAACTTCCATCAGTCCGGTCCCTTGCGGCGGATTTATGAGTTCGCGGACTTTCTGCCGTTCATTCGGGAAGCTCTGAATGAACCCGAGGATCGGTTCTTCCGCTATGATGATCCGCTTGCGGATGTGATCATCAACGTGGTGGAAGAAGGGCAGGGCTTTCCCTGGCACTTCGATACGAACAACTACACAGTGACCCTGGCCATCCAGAATGGCGAGGCAGGAGGGGCATTCGAATACGTTCCCAATCTTCGCACATCTGAAGACGAGAACTTTGCTCAGGTCGCCTCGGTTCTGGACGGCAACATGACGCGTGTTCACCAACTAGAGCTTCAGCCCGGGGATTTGCAGATTTTCAAGGGGAGGTATTCCCTGCACCGGGTGGCACCTGTCACCGGAACGCGACGCCGCTACGTCGGAATTTTCTCGTTTGTCGAAGCTGAAGGCATGTGCGGCGGGGTCGAGCGGACGCAGCAGCTTTATGGCCGTGTGTTGCCGCACCACTATGAACGCGCGGGTCTGCGCAAAGATCAATTGCTGGATTGA
- a CDS encoding cache domain-containing protein has product MQRLRQLVSLTYAQKLSLVAAIPLVVAVAAIAVLVAYEARATAEREIEALERSLIEAKKEELRNYVTQARNGFAYIYGRAEPDDEVAKNLVTQILSAMIYGQDGFFFVYDYDGNNLVSPRQTQFINQNWEGLTDSEGTPIVDEFIRLARQGAGWHSFMWQKPSTGEEAQMIAYVVGLQDWRWVVGTGVFIDDIVATVANARAEVEARVQRTFMYIGAIVLAAVLIVFASGMLLNIRERRLADAKLKELTQRVFDAQEEERGRVARELHDGISQILVGVRYALDNARRRLSRGDDIGARDPLEKGIDHLGTAITEVRRISRDLRPGVLDDLGLGPALKALTDDFRDRTGIETEFSTVVFRNRLDQDSKIALYRIAQEALTNIERHSGATHVTIDLRGHKKGATMRITDNGHGLRTEPGTATTGIGLRNMQERIEQLDGSLRILSSRGPRGGTVIEASLPLSHLLPPQEDATPNRKAGT; this is encoded by the coding sequence ATGCAAAGACTCCGTCAACTGGTCTCGCTGACCTATGCGCAGAAATTGTCTCTGGTGGCCGCGATCCCATTGGTGGTCGCTGTGGCTGCAATCGCCGTGTTGGTGGCTTACGAGGCCCGCGCGACAGCCGAGCGCGAGATCGAGGCACTGGAGCGCAGCCTGATCGAGGCCAAGAAGGAAGAGTTGCGCAACTATGTCACGCAAGCGCGTAACGGGTTTGCTTACATCTATGGTCGGGCTGAACCCGATGACGAGGTGGCAAAAAACCTGGTCACGCAAATCCTTTCGGCGATGATCTATGGTCAGGACGGGTTCTTCTTTGTTTATGACTATGACGGAAACAACTTGGTCAGCCCCAGACAGACGCAGTTCATCAACCAGAACTGGGAAGGGCTGACCGACAGCGAAGGCACGCCCATCGTCGACGAATTCATTCGCCTCGCCCGCCAAGGGGCGGGTTGGCACAGCTTCATGTGGCAAAAGCCGTCGACCGGGGAAGAGGCGCAGATGATCGCTTATGTGGTCGGGCTTCAGGACTGGCGTTGGGTCGTGGGCACGGGTGTATTCATTGATGACATTGTCGCCACAGTGGCCAACGCGCGGGCCGAGGTCGAAGCCCGTGTACAACGCACCTTCATGTATATCGGTGCAATCGTGCTAGCGGCTGTCCTCATCGTTTTTGCCTCGGGCATGTTGCTGAACATTCGCGAACGCCGGTTGGCTGACGCCAAGCTGAAAGAACTGACCCAACGAGTCTTCGACGCGCAGGAAGAAGAACGTGGCCGGGTCGCGCGTGAGCTGCACGACGGCATCAGCCAAATCCTTGTCGGTGTTCGCTATGCGCTGGACAATGCCCGCCGCCGTCTGTCACGCGGCGACGATATCGGCGCGCGCGATCCGCTGGAAAAAGGGATCGACCACCTTGGCACCGCCATTACCGAGGTACGGCGCATCAGCCGCGACCTTCGCCCGGGTGTGCTGGACGATCTGGGCCTGGGGCCGGCACTGAAAGCGCTGACTGACGATTTCCGCGACCGCACCGGGATTGAGACCGAATTCTCGACGGTCGTGTTCCGCAACCGGCTGGATCAGGACAGCAAGATTGCCCTCTACCGCATAGCCCAAGAGGCTCTGACCAATATTGAACGCCATTCCGGCGCTACGCATGTTACGATAGACCTGCGCGGACATAAGAAAGGCGCGACCATGCGGATCACCGATAACGGCCACGGATTGCGCACCGAGCCCGGGACGGCAACCACAGGCATCGGCCTGCGCAACATGCAGGAGCGTATCGAACAGCTTGACGGATCGTTGCGGATTCTGTCATCACGCGGACCGCGAGGCGGAACGGTGATCGAAGCCAGCTTGCCGCTCAGCCACCTTCTGCCGCCGCAGGAAGACGCAACTCCCAACCGAAAGGCCGGTACATGA
- a CDS encoding response regulator transcription factor: MSSDSTRVLIVDDHPMVAEGIQSILESYEDINVVGTLGSGQAAVDQAVDLAPDVILMDLNMPGLGGLSATEIILERLPETRILILSMHDSPEYISTALSHGAKGYILKDVPTEEIKQAIDAVMQDEQYLCTGASGSLKPKQDSAREALTGREQTILLELAQGKSNKEVAQKLEISVRTVETHRKNIKRKLGISSTAGLTRYALEHGVLQGTGVGF; the protein is encoded by the coding sequence ATGAGTTCTGACAGCACACGGGTTCTTATTGTGGACGACCACCCGATGGTGGCCGAAGGCATCCAGTCTATCCTGGAAAGCTATGAGGACATCAACGTGGTCGGCACACTCGGTAGTGGTCAGGCGGCTGTGGATCAGGCCGTCGACCTGGCCCCTGATGTCATCCTGATGGACCTAAACATGCCCGGTCTCGGTGGTCTCAGCGCGACGGAAATCATCCTCGAACGCCTTCCCGAAACGCGCATCCTGATCCTGTCGATGCATGATAGTCCCGAATACATCTCAACAGCTCTCAGCCATGGTGCCAAAGGCTATATTCTCAAGGATGTACCCACCGAAGAGATCAAGCAGGCCATCGATGCCGTTATGCAGGACGAACAATACCTGTGCACAGGCGCCAGCGGGTCCCTCAAACCAAAACAAGACAGCGCGCGCGAGGCACTGACCGGGCGCGAACAGACGATCCTGCTGGAACTTGCACAGGGCAAATCCAACAAGGAAGTCGCCCAAAAACTCGAGATTTCGGTGCGCACGGTCGAGACCCACCGCAAGAACATCAAGCGCAAACTGGGTATTTCTTCCACCGCTGGTCTGACACGCTATGCGCTGGAACATGGTGTGCTGCAAGGTACTGGCGTCGGCTTCTGA
- a CDS encoding VOC family protein codes for MPEILQLTPFVLCSSLQNQIDFYCDRLGFSCGFRQENYAFLSLGSVAIRLLECPAREDGKSLGDDQSFYIDVDDVDGLYESLKSGLADLPEGRVRPPFDQPYLQREFHVLDEDGTLVFFGQDIRPRT; via the coding sequence ATGCCTGAGATTTTGCAACTTACCCCATTCGTGCTGTGTTCGTCCTTACAGAACCAGATCGATTTCTACTGTGACCGACTTGGGTTTTCCTGCGGGTTCAGGCAGGAAAACTACGCCTTCCTGTCGCTCGGGTCGGTGGCTATTCGCTTGTTGGAATGTCCCGCGCGGGAAGACGGCAAGTCACTGGGCGACGATCAGTCGTTTTACATTGATGTCGACGATGTAGACGGCCTGTACGAAAGCCTGAAATCCGGGCTGGCTGATTTGCCCGAAGGGCGCGTGCGCCCGCCGTTTGACCAACCTTATCTTCAGCGCGAATTTCACGTTTTGGACGAGGACGGAACACTGGTGTTTTTTGGGCAGGACATAAGACCCCGGACCTGA
- a CDS encoding nuclear transport factor 2 family protein, which produces MNMTENKTAPALNEILDLEKQVWMALVEGNASADRALLSADFLGVYPTGFANRDDHVGQFADSPTMVEFDLSDARLRVLTSDIVLLSYRADYLRPGATEREAMLISSLWERRNDVWVNSFSQDTPVQDV; this is translated from the coding sequence ATGAATATGACTGAAAACAAGACAGCTCCGGCGTTGAATGAAATTCTTGATCTGGAAAAGCAGGTCTGGATGGCGTTGGTCGAAGGTAATGCAAGCGCAGACCGTGCTTTGCTGAGTGCAGATTTTCTGGGGGTTTACCCAACCGGGTTTGCCAATCGCGATGATCATGTTGGCCAATTCGCGGATTCTCCGACGATGGTGGAGTTTGATCTGAGCGATGCGCGGTTGCGGGTTCTGACATCGGATATCGTTTTGTTGTCTTATAGGGCTGATTACTTGCGTCCCGGTGCGACAGAGCGCGAAGCGATGCTGATTTCCTCATTGTGGGAACGAAGGAACGACGTCTGGGTCAACAGTTTCAGTCAGGACACACCCGTTCAGGACGTCTGA
- a CDS encoding DUF2852 domain-containing protein yields the protein MTALSDPAVPANPGWLYRIEAWLDDKGKGAWIAAMVLGFIFFWPVGLALLAYMIWSKRMFSKSCSRRKSWHSHMSAMKPSGNSAFDAYKADTLARLEREQQDFEAFLRRLREAKDKAEFDQFMDERASENHEDDGKGAPA from the coding sequence ATGACTGCACTGTCAGACCCCGCCGTCCCCGCAAATCCGGGATGGCTTTACCGAATTGAAGCCTGGCTGGACGACAAAGGCAAAGGGGCCTGGATCGCCGCCATGGTCCTTGGGTTCATCTTCTTCTGGCCCGTTGGCCTAGCCCTTCTGGCTTATATGATCTGGAGCAAACGCATGTTCAGCAAGTCCTGCAGCCGCCGCAAATCCTGGCACAGTCACATGAGCGCGATGAAACCTTCGGGTAACAGCGCCTTTGACGCCTACAAGGCTGACACCCTTGCCCGTCTGGAGCGCGAACAGCAGGATTTCGAAGCCTTCCTGCGCCGTCTGCGCGAGGCCAAGGACAAGGCCGAGTTCGACCAGTTCATGGACGAACGCGCCAGCGAGAACCACGAAGACGACGGCAAAGGCGCACCTGCCTGA
- a CDS encoding VOC family protein, with protein sequence MKQNLHAVTLVVPDYDAAISFYTEALKFQLLQDIDLGDGKRWVLIAPPGSNGSSLLLAKADGPDQETAIGNQTGGRVGFFLQTDDFYRDHTDMLARGVTFEETPRSEPYGQVAVWRDPFGNRWDLIEFN encoded by the coding sequence ATGAAGCAAAATTTGCACGCGGTTACCCTTGTGGTGCCCGACTACGATGCCGCGATCTCATTTTATACCGAAGCGCTCAAGTTCCAGCTTCTGCAGGACATCGACCTGGGCGACGGCAAACGCTGGGTATTGATCGCCCCACCCGGCTCAAATGGCAGTTCTCTTCTGCTGGCCAAAGCTGACGGCCCCGACCAGGAAACCGCTATTGGCAATCAGACCGGTGGCCGCGTGGGTTTCTTCCTGCAAACAGATGATTTCTATCGCGACCATACCGACATGTTGGCACGGGGCGTCACGTTTGAAGAAACCCCGCGCTCCGAGCCTTATGGCCAGGTCGCAGTCTGGCGTGACCCCTTCGGCAATCGTTGGGACCTGATAGAATTCAACTGA
- a CDS encoding TRAP transporter large permease subunit, translating to MLFGLDGVEIGLIIVFFCLFGGILSGFPVAFAIGGAGVISFGIIAALDSAGLLIHQAIDTGSQAYRDVVNSGVKPDTISVFRYPDLPRIAEPVFVQGWETALDRNVSFIVNRMNERVLAGQSIETLLAVLMFVLMGITLERSKIANDLLTTMARVFGPLPGGLAVSIVVVGAFLAASTGIVGATVVTMGLLALPTMLRNNYSPELATGVIAASGTLGQIIPPSIVIVLLGTLAGDLYSTAQETRAVEAGCTDALTYLGEPAVVSVGTLFQAALLPGIMLALLYALYAFGYALLNPDKAPAVEMSGGSGETITRSEGLTWLLGAPVAIIVGAVLLGSAGVIGSQNISVSAFSDVGQGASLRTNVSEECKASMIDLHGQSAWDQAVAEQEEIDAAGGIANAERLSEEELVEAREAKIANAAPIGNGVAVFVVLLALTLVLGRGIAPSRSPQPLIVGAIGLLLMLLVDVLFVAPTTSAGLTFVLLAIPFAIAIYGCREAAARCATNDLIRVVFPPLVLIIAVLGSILGGITNPTPAAALGAGGAIMLAAYRKLHDQGRSGGVIIWSTFAVIICLLLGVNFDLRVNQEGASVETVIAFVLAYATYLYALFGLLFGCWVLFSSGVLTPVVRETAKVTSMVFTILIGSQLLNLVVISFGGEHYIQQFLKSFDNEFTVFLIVMLVLFILGFVLDFLEIIYIVIPIVGPVIYGGSFDPKWVTIMVAVNLQTSFLTPPFGFALFYLRGVAPKEVTTGHIYRGIIPFVLIQVVGIAILWFFPSIVTIVPDLIPN from the coding sequence ATGCTATTCGGACTTGATGGCGTCGAGATAGGCCTCATTATCGTATTTTTTTGCCTTTTCGGAGGCATCCTGTCCGGTTTTCCGGTGGCCTTTGCCATCGGCGGGGCCGGGGTTATCTCATTCGGGATCATCGCAGCCTTGGACAGCGCAGGATTGCTGATCCATCAGGCAATTGACACAGGCTCGCAAGCTTACCGGGATGTCGTGAACTCGGGTGTGAAACCCGACACGATATCTGTGTTCCGATACCCAGACTTACCGAGGATCGCCGAGCCGGTCTTTGTTCAAGGTTGGGAAACCGCTTTGGACCGCAATGTTTCGTTCATCGTGAACCGAATGAACGAACGTGTTCTGGCCGGTCAGTCCATTGAGACACTTCTGGCCGTGCTGATGTTCGTTCTGATGGGCATCACGCTTGAACGCTCGAAGATCGCAAACGATCTGTTGACGACAATGGCGCGTGTCTTTGGCCCATTGCCGGGCGGTCTGGCAGTGTCGATTGTGGTTGTTGGCGCGTTTCTGGCGGCCTCGACCGGTATCGTCGGCGCAACCGTGGTGACCATGGGTCTGCTGGCCTTGCCGACCATGTTGCGGAACAATTACTCACCAGAGCTGGCGACTGGTGTGATTGCGGCCTCGGGCACGTTGGGACAGATCATTCCACCGTCGATTGTCATCGTTTTGTTGGGAACGCTGGCCGGTGATCTTTATTCGACCGCGCAAGAAACGCGTGCGGTCGAGGCCGGATGTACCGATGCGCTGACCTATCTGGGTGAGCCCGCAGTGGTCTCGGTCGGAACCCTGTTTCAGGCGGCACTTCTGCCAGGGATCATGCTGGCCTTGCTGTATGCGCTCTATGCCTTTGGGTACGCGTTGCTGAACCCGGACAAAGCGCCAGCCGTTGAAATGTCCGGTGGCTCGGGTGAGACGATCACCCGCTCTGAGGGTCTGACCTGGCTGCTGGGCGCGCCGGTCGCGATCATTGTCGGTGCCGTGCTTTTGGGCAGTGCTGGCGTCATCGGCAGCCAGAACATCTCGGTCTCAGCATTCTCGGATGTCGGGCAGGGCGCATCGCTGCGCACCAACGTATCGGAAGAATGCAAGGCATCGATGATCGATCTGCATGGCCAGTCCGCCTGGGATCAGGCGGTTGCCGAGCAGGAAGAGATCGACGCTGCCGGTGGTATCGCCAATGCCGAGCGTTTGAGCGAGGAAGAGCTGGTCGAAGCCCGCGAGGCAAAAATCGCGAATGCAGCGCCGATTGGAAACGGAGTTGCGGTTTTTGTGGTGCTGCTGGCGCTGACCCTGGTTCTGGGTCGGGGCATCGCGCCCTCGCGCTCGCCACAGCCATTGATCGTTGGTGCGATTGGTCTTTTGTTGATGTTGTTGGTCGATGTTCTGTTTGTTGCACCGACTACATCTGCGGGGCTGACATTTGTTCTGTTGGCCATTCCCTTTGCCATTGCGATCTATGGTTGCCGGGAAGCGGCAGCACGCTGTGCGACCAACGACCTGATCCGAGTGGTGTTTCCACCCTTGGTTCTGATTATCGCGGTGCTGGGTTCGATCCTGGGCGGTATCACCAACCCGACACCTGCCGCCGCATTGGGTGCGGGCGGGGCAATCATGCTGGCCGCTTATCGCAAACTGCATGATCAGGGTCGTTCCGGCGGCGTCATCATCTGGTCGACCTTTGCCGTGATCATCTGTTTGCTGTTGGGCGTGAACTTTGACCTCAGGGTCAATCAGGAAGGTGCTTCGGTCGAAACCGTGATCGCTTTTGTTCTGGCTTATGCAACGTATCTGTATGCTCTGTTTGGCCTGTTATTTGGCTGCTGGGTGTTGTTTTCGAGCGGTGTTCTGACGCCTGTTGTTCGCGAGACAGCGAAAGTGACCTCGATGGTCTTTACCATTCTGATCGGGTCACAGTTGCTGAACCTTGTGGTGATCTCGTTTGGAGGCGAGCACTATATTCAGCAGTTCCTGAAGAGCTTTGACAACGAGTTTACGGTCTTCCTGATCGTGATGTTGGTGCTGTTCATTCTGGGCTTTGTGCTAGACTTCCTTGAAATCATCTACATCGTGATCCCCATTGTGGGGCCGGTGATTTATGGTGGATCTTTCGATCCGAAATGGGTGACGATCATGGTGGCTGTGAACCTGCAGACCTCGTTCCTGACACCACCCTTCGGATTCGCCTTGTTCTATCTAAGGGGGGTTGCCCCAAAAGAGGTCACGACCGGCCACATATACAGAGGGATCATACCGTTTGTGTTGATCCAGGTGGTTGGCATTGCGATCTTGTGGTTCTTCCCCTCGATCGTCACCATCGTGCCGGATCTGATCCCGAATTGA
- a CDS encoding TRAP transporter small permease subunit, with protein sequence MQDDNGISFFGALWNGLIWFIQNIAEAFYNFGYAVTHPQLWLNWSDKEAIMRFVYYGGSVEFFFVVFTLFLVLTAIGLYYRNFMWGMVRGLEGFANVTGRFFAWAGLLMVIQQIVIVFMQRVFTRADMAFGLGIPFQKDISWFAEELKLYNAMVVCLCCTYTFVQGGHVRVDLIYAGISHRAKRVVDMCGAMLFMMPMAVLTWMYGWYFMWRHLIVPKPSASDTLDRLVAKSRALRWNVETIGFSPNGFNAYFLFKILLVLFAGMVFLHAIAFLWRSYLEYVEGPESAGKYLDKDSLGEGEEAYEGAH encoded by the coding sequence ATGCAGGACGACAACGGTATTTCGTTTTTCGGCGCCCTGTGGAATGGACTGATCTGGTTCATTCAGAACATTGCCGAAGCCTTCTATAATTTCGGATATGCGGTGACGCATCCGCAGCTGTGGCTGAACTGGTCGGACAAAGAAGCGATCATGCGCTTTGTCTACTATGGGGGCTCGGTCGAGTTCTTCTTTGTGGTCTTCACGCTGTTTTTGGTTCTGACGGCCATTGGCCTCTACTATCGGAACTTTATGTGGGGCATGGTTCGAGGGCTGGAAGGGTTCGCAAACGTCACCGGGCGTTTCTTTGCCTGGGCAGGTCTTCTGATGGTTATTCAGCAGATCGTCATCGTATTCATGCAACGCGTGTTCACACGGGCCGACATGGCCTTTGGCCTGGGTATACCGTTTCAGAAGGATATCAGTTGGTTCGCGGAAGAACTTAAACTCTACAACGCAATGGTCGTGTGCCTGTGCTGCACATACACTTTCGTTCAGGGCGGACATGTTCGGGTTGACCTGATCTATGCAGGCATCAGCCACCGCGCCAAGCGCGTTGTCGATATGTGCGGCGCGATGCTGTTCATGATGCCCATGGCAGTGCTGACATGGATGTACGGCTGGTACTTTATGTGGCGGCACCTGATTGTGCCGAAGCCTTCGGCCAGTGACACCTTGGATCGTCTCGTGGCCAAGTCACGCGCACTGCGCTGGAACGTTGAAACCATCGGGTTCAGTCCCAACGGGTTCAACGCGTATTTCCTGTTCAAGATCCTGCTGGTGCTGTTTGCAGGCATGGTGTTCCTGCACGCGATTGCCTTCCTGTGGCGGTCGTATCTGGAATACGTGGAAGGGCCGGAAAGCGCCGGAAAATACCTCGACAAGGACAGCCTTGGCGAGGGCGAAGAAGCCTATGAAGGCGCACATTAA
- a CDS encoding RDD family protein, with protein sequence MNHLPNPDTQPEFYSSVATKRFVAWLFDIAFISLLCIVPVFLTFGAGLFFLPLIYAVISFAYRVITISNGSATLGMRFMGIELRDAFGERMDMGKAIAHTAGYFVSMAFFVVQIISVIMMLTSARGQGLTDSFLGTVMINQRA encoded by the coding sequence ATGAACCACCTGCCCAACCCGGATACTCAACCAGAATTCTACAGCTCGGTTGCGACCAAGCGCTTTGTCGCGTGGTTGTTCGATATCGCCTTCATCTCGCTGCTGTGCATCGTGCCCGTCTTCCTGACATTCGGTGCGGGGCTGTTTTTCCTACCGCTGATTTATGCGGTGATCAGCTTTGCGTATCGGGTCATCACCATCTCGAACGGCTCAGCCACGCTGGGTATGCGCTTCATGGGCATCGAACTGCGCGACGCGTTTGGCGAACGTATGGATATGGGCAAAGCCATCGCACATACTGCCGGTTATTTCGTCAGCATGGCGTTTTTCGTGGTCCAGATCATTTCGGTCATCATGATGCTGACAAGCGCTCGCGGTCAGGGCCTGACCGACAGTTTCCTGGGGACTGTTATGATCAATCAAAGAGCGTGA
- a CDS encoding arginyltransferase gives MRHTLPIAPQFYVTAPQPCPYLDGRMERKLFTALQGEGAEQLNNSLSQQGFRRSQNVLYRPSCTDCAACLSARIDVSAFRATKSQKRAAKRNGYLERRATSPWATDEQYELFRRYLDTRHADGGMADMDVFEFAAMIEETPIRSRVVEYADPKTGDLIAVSLTDVLDDGLSMVYSFYDPNQPQNSLGTYMILDHIDIAREAGLPYIYLGYWVPGSPKMGYKAKFSGLEAYIQGQWQKIKDPDAFSDASHHPLSSAPIAEQVANIQLPDRHPTKG, from the coding sequence ATGCGACACACGCTGCCAATTGCGCCACAATTCTATGTGACCGCTCCACAACCCTGCCCCTATCTTGACGGCAGGATGGAGCGTAAATTGTTTACAGCCCTTCAAGGTGAAGGCGCTGAGCAGTTGAATAACTCGCTTTCGCAGCAGGGGTTTCGCCGATCGCAAAACGTGCTTTACCGACCGTCCTGCACGGACTGCGCAGCTTGTTTGTCCGCCCGGATCGACGTTTCGGCCTTTCGCGCCACCAAAAGCCAGAAACGCGCTGCAAAGCGCAACGGGTATCTGGAACGCCGCGCAACGTCACCCTGGGCTACAGACGAACAATACGAACTGTTCCGCCGTTATCTGGATACCCGGCACGCCGACGGCGGCATGGCCGACATGGATGTATTCGAATTTGCTGCCATGATCGAAGAGACTCCGATCCGCAGCCGTGTGGTGGAATATGCCGACCCGAAAACCGGCGATCTGATCGCAGTCAGTCTGACCGATGTGCTCGATGACGGGCTAAGCATGGTTTATTCCTTCTACGATCCAAACCAGCCCCAGAATTCGCTGGGCACATACATGATCCTCGATCACATAGACATCGCGCGCGAAGCCGGCCTGCCCTACATTTATTTGGGCTACTGGGTCCCGGGCAGCCCCAAGATGGGCTACAAGGCCAAGTTCTCAGGGCTCGAGGCTTATATTCAGGGCCAATGGCAAAAGATCAAAGATCCAGATGCCTTTTCCGATGCATCGCATCACCCGTTGTCCTCAGCCCCAATAGCGGAACAAGTGGCCAATATTCAGTTGCCCGACCGCCATCCGACCAAAGGCTGA
- a CDS encoding TRAP transporter substrate-binding protein, whose translation MDRRSFLKKSALGGSAAAATALAAPAYAQGQRTLTMVTSWGRGLAGVFDSAQRCADSINAMSDGSLNVEIKAAGELVGAFEVFDAVSSGQADMYHAADYYFVGQHPGYAFFTAVPFGMTAQELVNWYYHDGGMELHDELGSIFGLKSFLAGNTGAQAGGWYSKEINGPEDFQGLKFRMPGLGGQALGKLGASVQNIPGSEVYQALSSGAIDGTEWIGPWADEKAGFQEITKTYYTAGFHEPGAGLSLATNRDVFDSLTPAQQKIIEIAAAEAHQWNLAQFLANNGAALQRLQSGGVKVMEFPESVWDAFGQASQEVLDENMGDELFKKIHDSAMTSMAASSAWNNLSSGVYTAQRDRVRG comes from the coding sequence ATGGATCGTCGTTCATTTCTGAAAAAATCCGCGCTGGGCGGATCAGCAGCTGCAGCAACCGCTCTGGCGGCACCGGCCTACGCTCAGGGCCAGCGCACGCTGACCATGGTGACCTCATGGGGTCGCGGTCTGGCGGGCGTGTTTGATAGCGCGCAGCGCTGTGCCGACAGCATCAACGCGATGTCTGATGGCAGCCTGAATGTTGAGATCAAAGCAGCCGGTGAACTGGTTGGCGCTTTCGAAGTGTTTGACGCGGTATCTTCCGGTCAGGCCGACATGTATCACGCCGCTGACTACTACTTTGTAGGTCAGCACCCGGGCTACGCGTTCTTTACCGCTGTGCCCTTTGGTATGACCGCGCAGGAACTGGTGAACTGGTACTACCATGATGGCGGCATGGAGTTGCATGATGAACTGGGCTCGATCTTTGGCCTGAAATCCTTCCTGGCGGGTAACACCGGCGCGCAGGCAGGCGGTTGGTACTCGAAAGAGATCAATGGCCCTGAGGATTTCCAGGGTCTTAAGTTCCGTATGCCAGGTCTGGGTGGTCAGGCGCTGGGTAAGCTGGGCGCATCCGTACAGAACATTCCGGGCTCGGAAGTGTATCAGGCGCTGTCCTCGGGTGCGATTGACGGCACCGAGTGGATCGGTCCCTGGGCGGACGAAAAGGCCGGTTTCCAGGAAATCACCAAAACTTACTACACCGCTGGCTTCCACGAGCCGGGTGCAGGTCTGTCGCTGGCGACCAACCGCGACGTGTTCGACAGCCTGACGCCGGCGCAGCAGAAGATCATCGAGATCGCCGCTGCCGAAGCGCACCAGTGGAACCTGGCGCAGTTCCTGGCCAACAACGGTGCAGCCCTGCAGCGTCTGCAATCCGGTGGCGTGAAGGTCATGGAATTCCCGGAAAGCGTTTGGGACGCCTTCGGTCAGGCTTCGCAAGAAGTTCTGGACGAAAACATGGGCGACGAGCTGTTCAAGAAGATCCACGACAGCGCCATGACGTCGATGGCAGCATCGTCCGCGTGGAACAACCTGTCGTCGGGTGTCTATACCGCTCAGCGCGACCGCGTTCGCGGCTAA